Proteins from a single region of Chrysemys picta bellii isolate R12L10 chromosome 9, ASM1138683v2, whole genome shotgun sequence:
- the FBXO45 gene encoding F-box/SPRY domain-containing protein 1 isoform X2 yields MAAGGGGGAVGGAGWRLPGRVLELVFSYLELRELRSCALVCRLWHHVLHGDENSEVWRSLAARSLAEEALRTDILCNVPTYKGKVRAFQHAFSTNDCSRNVYIKKNGFTLHRNPIAQSTDGARTKIGFSEGRHAWEVWWEGPLGTVAVIGIATKRAPMQCQGYVALLGSDDQSWGWNLVDNNLLHNGEVNGSFPQCNNAPKYQVSETKHQLERLYTSVNSCPSRIVR; encoded by the exons ATGGCGGCGGGCGGCGGcgggggtgcggtggggggtgCGGGCTGGCGGCTGCCCGGGCGGGTGCTGGAGCTGGTGTTCTCCTACCTGGAGCTGCGGGAGCTGCGCAGCTGCGCGCTGGTCTGCCGGCTGTGGCACCACGTCCTGCACGGCGATGAGAACAGCGAGGTGTGGCGCAGCCTGGCCGCCCGCAGCCTGGCCGAGGAGGCGCTGCGCACTGACATCCTCTGCAACGTGCCCACCTACAAGGGCAAG GTACGGGCCTTTCAACATGCTTTCAGTACCAATGACTGCTCCAGGAATGTGTACATCAAGAAAAATGGATTTACATTGCACCGGAACCCCATTGCTCAGAGCACAGATGGGGCAAGGACCAAGATTGGTTTCAGCGAGGGTCGTCATGCTTGGGAAGTTTGGTGGGAGGGGCCTCTTGGCACAGTGGCAGTAATTGGAATTGCCACAAAACGGGCTCCCATGCAGTGTCAGGGCTATGTAGCACTGCTGGGCAGTGATGACCAGAGTTGGGGATGGAATCTGGTGGACAATAATTTGCTACATAATGGAGAAGTAAATGGCAGTTTCCCACAGTGCAATAATGCACCAAAATACCAGGTGAGTGAGACTAAGCACCAGCTAGAGAGGCTCTACACATCTGTGAACAGCTGTCCTTCAAGAATTGTCAG ATAG
- the WDR53 gene encoding WD repeat-containing protein 53, translating into MAVKWTSGHSSSILCLNVNKEGLVASGAERGELTIWNEEGIHLGQIQLPRADDVTCVVFSPTYPSRLYISHGETISILDVRSLKGPVECFHLNEEEINCLSVNETDSVLAAADDSGAIKIMNLENKKVSRSLRRHSNICSSVAFRPQRPQSLVSCGLDMKVMLWNLQKARPLWTMTLQENEAEGAEQQSAGQFFNPPLAHSLSVAACGNVFGCGGEDGKIRIFRVTGVKFEQELGFKGHTLGVSQVLFLPEEYWLLSGGNDGKVLLWDVSNEVGKQLKSPVKSIHRRKARTPASTKRDGEPNAMVTNEHARVLPKLSIEHGEKVNWISCAEVKGFRRVLVADQRSCISVYPLIET; encoded by the exons ATGGCAGTCAAGTGGACTAGTGGACATTCCTCTTCTATACTGTGCTTGAATGTAAACAAAGAAGGGCTGGTAGCTTCCGGAGCAGAGAGAGGAGAACTCACAATCTGGAATGAAGAAGGGATTCATTTAGGACAGATACAGCTTCCAAGGGCAGATGATGTCACTTGTGTTGTGTTCTCTCCCACCTACCCCAGCAGGCTATACATCTCCCATGGTGAAACCATTAGCATATTGGATGTCAGATCCCTTAAGGGGCCAGTTGAATGCTTTCATCTGAATGAGGAAGAGATCAATTGCCTGTCAGTGAATGAGACAGATAGTGTCCTGGCTGCTGCAGATGACTCTGGGGCAATAAAAATTATGAACTTGGAAAACAAGAAAGTCAGCCGGTCCTTGAGGAGGCATTCAAACATCTGCTCCTCTGTAGCCTTTCGACCTCAGCGCCCTCAAAGCCTTGTGTCTTGTGGACTGGACATGAAG GTTATGCTGTGGAACCTGCAGAAAGCTCGCCCACTGTGGACCATGACCCTGCAGGAGAACGAAGCAGAAGGAGCGGAACAGCAATCAGCTGGCCAGTTCTTTAACCCTCCCCTAGCTCATTCTCTGTCTGTTGCAGCATGTGGCAACGTCTTTGGTTGTGGAGGTGAAGATGGTAAAATCCGGATCTTCAGGGTAACAGGTGTCAAGTTtgaacaggagctggggtttaAGGGTCACACTTTGGGGGTGTCACAGGTCCTCTTTCTGCCAGAAGAATATTGGCTGCTTTCGGGAGGAAATGATGGGAAGGTGTTACTGTGGGATGTCAGCAATGAAGTTGGGAAGCAACTGAAGAGTCCTGTGAAATCCATCCACAGGAGGAAGGCCAGAACACCAGCTTCCACCAAGAGAGATGGCGAGCCCAATGCAATGGTTACAAATGAACATGCCAGAGTTTTACCAAAACTAAGCATAGAACATGGAGAGAAGGTAAACTGGATTTCATGTGCAGAGGTCAAAGGCTTCAGGAGGGTATTAGTTGCCGATCAGAGAAGCTGTATATCTGTATATCCTCTGATTGAAACCTAG
- the FBXO45 gene encoding F-box/SPRY domain-containing protein 1 isoform X1: MAAGGGGGAVGGAGWRLPGRVLELVFSYLELRELRSCALVCRLWHHVLHGDENSEVWRSLAARSLAEEALRTDILCNVPTYKGKVRAFQHAFSTNDCSRNVYIKKNGFTLHRNPIAQSTDGARTKIGFSEGRHAWEVWWEGPLGTVAVIGIATKRAPMQCQGYVALLGSDDQSWGWNLVDNNLLHNGEVNGSFPQCNNAPKYQIGERIRVILDMEDKTLAFERGYEFLGVAFRGLPKACLYPAVSAVYGNTEVTLVYLGKPLDG; encoded by the exons ATGGCGGCGGGCGGCGGcgggggtgcggtggggggtgCGGGCTGGCGGCTGCCCGGGCGGGTGCTGGAGCTGGTGTTCTCCTACCTGGAGCTGCGGGAGCTGCGCAGCTGCGCGCTGGTCTGCCGGCTGTGGCACCACGTCCTGCACGGCGATGAGAACAGCGAGGTGTGGCGCAGCCTGGCCGCCCGCAGCCTGGCCGAGGAGGCGCTGCGCACTGACATCCTCTGCAACGTGCCCACCTACAAGGGCAAG GTACGGGCCTTTCAACATGCTTTCAGTACCAATGACTGCTCCAGGAATGTGTACATCAAGAAAAATGGATTTACATTGCACCGGAACCCCATTGCTCAGAGCACAGATGGGGCAAGGACCAAGATTGGTTTCAGCGAGGGTCGTCATGCTTGGGAAGTTTGGTGGGAGGGGCCTCTTGGCACAGTGGCAGTAATTGGAATTGCCACAAAACGGGCTCCCATGCAGTGTCAGGGCTATGTAGCACTGCTGGGCAGTGATGACCAGAGTTGGGGATGGAATCTGGTGGACAATAATTTGCTACATAATGGAGAAGTAAATGGCAGTTTCCCACAGTGCAATAATGCACCAAAATACCAG ATAGGTGAGAGGATTCGAGTCATCTTGGACATGGAAGACAAGACATTAGCCTTTGAGCGGGGCTATGAGTTCTTGGGCGTTGCATTCAGAGGATTGCCAAAGGCCTGCCTATATCCAGCAGTGTCTGCTGTGTATGGGAACACAGAGGTGACTTTGGTCTACCTGGGAAAACCTCTAGATGGATAA